One genomic window of Natronorubrum halophilum includes the following:
- a CDS encoding DUF4040 domain-containing protein → MSAFAYVLAVFILATAVATALFRDVLSTIIVFGAYSLGMAILYTFLLAPDVAMTEAAIGAGVTTILLLLTIARTARPATDQLLERIDAPAVAVVGALVVVLCTAVLPEMYAVGDPSAPVWSNPDVTQYYIENAYEDTGVHNAVTAVLAAYRGFDTFGEAVVVFAAGVSTLLVLKREVFV, encoded by the coding sequence GTGAGTGCGTTCGCGTACGTTCTCGCCGTCTTCATCCTCGCGACCGCGGTCGCGACGGCGCTGTTTCGCGACGTGCTGTCGACGATCATCGTCTTCGGTGCCTACAGCCTCGGGATGGCGATCCTCTACACGTTCTTGCTCGCTCCCGACGTGGCGATGACCGAGGCCGCGATCGGTGCGGGCGTGACGACGATTCTGCTGTTGCTCACGATCGCGCGGACGGCCCGCCCGGCGACCGATCAGCTGCTCGAGCGGATCGACGCGCCTGCGGTCGCCGTCGTCGGTGCGCTCGTCGTCGTTCTCTGCACGGCGGTCCTCCCCGAGATGTACGCGGTCGGCGATCCGTCCGCGCCCGTCTGGTCGAACCCGGACGTCACGCAGTACTACATCGAGAACGCCTACGAGGATACCGGCGTTCACAACGCCGTAACCGCTGTTCTCGCGGCCTACCGTGGGTTCGATACCTTCGGCGAGGCGGTCGTCGTCTTCGCCGCCGGCGTCTCGACGTTGCTCGTGTTGAAACGCGAGGTGTTCGTCTAA
- the mnhG gene encoding monovalent cation/H(+) antiporter subunit G, producing MIETIRFWAAIVLVGLGVLFTLVSAVGVIRLPDIYTRAHTASQTDTLGAGFALAGVALALGWQHATVYTVLLLFFVFITNPTAAHAIARSAAETGVEPLLEEEPGDAAAGDAETDGGERR from the coding sequence GTGATCGAGACGATCCGCTTCTGGGCGGCTATCGTGCTCGTCGGGTTGGGCGTGCTCTTTACGCTCGTTTCGGCGGTGGGCGTCATTCGCTTGCCGGATATCTACACGCGGGCGCATACGGCGTCCCAGACGGACACGCTCGGCGCGGGCTTCGCCCTCGCCGGCGTCGCGCTCGCGCTGGGCTGGCAGCACGCGACGGTGTACACCGTCCTCCTGCTGTTTTTCGTGTTCATCACGAACCCGACCGCGGCCCACGCGATCGCTCGTTCGGCCGCCGAGACGGGTGTCGAGCCGCTGCTCGAGGAAGAGCCCGGCGACGCGGCCGCTGGGGACGCGGAGACCGACGGAGGTGAGCGCCGGTGA
- a CDS encoding cation:proton antiporter, which produces MTPVALSDVFLTAATLFVGLAIVMFYRAVVGPTTQDRLLAVNVLGTNTVVILALLTVALDEPWFLDVALIYALLNFLMAIAISKFTVERGGVL; this is translated from the coding sequence GTGACGCCGGTGGCGCTGTCGGACGTCTTTCTCACAGCGGCGACGCTGTTCGTCGGCCTCGCGATCGTGATGTTCTATCGTGCGGTCGTGGGACCGACGACCCAGGACCGGCTACTGGCGGTGAACGTCCTCGGGACGAACACGGTCGTTATTCTCGCCTTGCTGACGGTGGCGCTCGACGAACCGTGGTTTCTCGACGTGGCCCTGATCTACGCGCTGTTGAACTTCCTGATGGCGATCGCCATCTCGAAGTTCACCGTCGAGCGAGGTGGTGTCCTGTGA
- a CDS encoding monovalent cation/H+ antiporter subunit E — translation MAAERVLVPLSDTVTVRQTVGYAARSGLESGDSLECHLVVALPYDGDMPEGQRQYDEAEALLTRAENWVEEDMGAADVTIETTILGADEYLFGPRDYAEIFRTYVDDHAIDRVVLDPEYSPGVTAPMLQPLERELERVGVAYDEAPVDRPARHQRLRSHTESFDRLFAMFCISYGFFLVLGDPTYWFDLATGAAVAGIVSVSLAHVTFTIPLDRVQSPLRTVRFVCYIPYLLWEIVKANLAVSAVILRPSMPIKPSLTRVNTRVRSGIPLLALANSITLTPGTLTVRANDQQLLVHTLIPSAREDLFDGGLERAIRFVFYGRESAAIASPRERDDAEIVGGDEL, via the coding sequence GTGGCGGCTGAACGAGTACTCGTACCGCTGTCTGACACGGTTACCGTTCGGCAGACGGTCGGCTACGCGGCCCGCTCCGGCCTCGAGAGCGGCGACTCGCTCGAGTGCCACCTGGTGGTTGCGCTCCCGTACGACGGGGATATGCCCGAGGGGCAGCGCCAGTACGACGAGGCGGAGGCGTTGCTCACGCGGGCGGAAAACTGGGTCGAGGAGGATATGGGGGCGGCCGACGTGACGATCGAGACTACCATCCTCGGTGCTGACGAGTATCTCTTCGGTCCCCGGGATTACGCCGAGATCTTTCGGACCTACGTCGACGACCACGCGATCGACCGCGTCGTGCTCGATCCGGAGTACAGTCCGGGCGTCACCGCCCCGATGCTCCAGCCTCTGGAGCGCGAACTCGAGCGCGTCGGAGTCGCCTACGACGAGGCGCCGGTCGACCGGCCGGCCCGCCACCAGCGACTTCGCTCCCACACCGAGAGCTTCGATCGACTGTTCGCGATGTTCTGTATCTCCTACGGCTTCTTTCTCGTCCTCGGCGATCCGACCTACTGGTTCGATCTCGCGACCGGTGCGGCGGTCGCCGGTATCGTCTCGGTGTCGCTCGCTCACGTCACGTTTACGATCCCGCTGGATCGAGTGCAGTCACCGCTCCGGACCGTTCGCTTCGTCTGCTACATCCCGTACCTGCTCTGGGAAATCGTCAAGGCTAATCTCGCGGTGTCGGCCGTCATCTTGCGACCGTCCATGCCGATCAAACCGTCGCTGACGCGGGTCAACACGCGGGTCCGTAGCGGCATCCCGTTGCTCGCGCTGGCCAACAGCATCACGCTCACGCCGGGGACGTTGACGGTTCGGGCCAACGACCAGCAGTTGCTCGTCCACACGCTGATCCCGTCGGCGCGCGAGGACCTCTTCGACGGGGGTCTCGAGCGAGCCATCCGGTTCGTCTTCTACGGCCGCGAGTCGGCCGCCATCGCCTCGCCTCGAGAGCGCGACGACGCCGAGATCGTGGGGGGTGACGAACTGTGA
- a CDS encoding ABC transporter ATP-binding protein, producing the protein MSSTPLAIEAKGLTKRFGTTTAVNGVDLAVERGTVYGFLGPNGAGKTTTMRMLTTLTRPTSGDARIMGRSVSDRDAVRSSIGYLPEEPPLFDELTGREQLEYFARLRDIPAEEASRRIDVWLERFGLESDANKRVDDYSKGMRQKVGLIQALLHEPDVVFLDEPTSGLDPRAARTVMDAIAELAAEGHTIFLSTHILPVVEELADVVGVLYNGRIVTEGAPDELTRQVESGAEAGSTLEDVFLTVTTDHAAPTEWQ; encoded by the coding sequence ATGTCCTCCACTCCACTCGCGATCGAGGCGAAGGGTCTGACGAAGCGGTTCGGTACCACGACCGCCGTCAACGGCGTCGATCTCGCCGTCGAACGCGGGACGGTCTACGGCTTCCTCGGCCCGAACGGCGCGGGGAAGACGACGACGATGCGGATGCTGACGACGCTCACCAGGCCGACGTCGGGCGACGCGAGGATCATGGGACGGTCCGTGAGCGATCGAGACGCCGTCCGCTCCTCGATCGGATATCTCCCCGAAGAGCCACCGCTCTTCGACGAACTCACCGGTCGCGAGCAACTCGAGTACTTCGCGCGGCTCCGCGACATCCCCGCCGAGGAGGCGAGTCGGCGGATCGACGTGTGGCTCGAGCGCTTCGGGCTGGAGTCCGACGCGAACAAGCGGGTCGACGACTACTCGAAGGGAATGCGCCAGAAGGTCGGCCTCATTCAGGCGCTGTTGCACGAACCCGACGTCGTCTTTCTCGACGAGCCCACGAGCGGACTCGACCCGCGGGCTGCGCGGACGGTCATGGACGCCATCGCGGAGTTAGCCGCCGAAGGACATACGATCTTTCTGTCGACGCACATCCTGCCCGTCGTCGAGGAGCTCGCCGACGTCGTCGGCGTGCTGTACAACGGCCGGATCGTCACCGAAGGCGCGCCGGACGAGCTGACCAGGCAGGTCGAGAGCGGAGCCGAGGCCGGCTCGACGCTCGAGGACGTCTTCCTCACCGTTACGACCGACCACGCCGCGCCGACGGAGTGGCAATGA
- a CDS encoding magnesium transporter, whose protein sequence is MYERESAWDVYRQALPVIIVSLVAGLFAGTILGSEAMRDGIESVPGILILLPAFLATRGGVYGSLGARLSSGLHQGIIEPRFTLDRRLFNAVIASFINGMVVSVFIAIVAFLVLWIGAGGGNLLQLIGIMVVSGLLSAILMLSALVTVVFVGYRRGLDPDNIVGPLVTTLGDVFGVAFLLVAIYLVGLVL, encoded by the coding sequence ATGTATGAACGGGAATCCGCCTGGGACGTCTATCGGCAAGCGCTTCCGGTGATCATCGTCAGTCTCGTCGCCGGTCTGTTTGCCGGTACGATACTGGGAAGCGAAGCGATGCGCGATGGCATCGAAAGCGTCCCCGGCATCCTCATTCTCTTGCCCGCGTTCCTGGCGACCCGGGGCGGCGTCTACGGCTCGCTCGGGGCACGACTCTCGAGCGGACTTCACCAGGGGATCATCGAACCGCGATTTACTCTCGATCGACGCCTCTTCAACGCCGTCATCGCATCGTTCATCAACGGAATGGTCGTCTCCGTGTTCATTGCGATCGTCGCCTTCCTCGTTCTCTGGATCGGCGCTGGAGGTGGAAACCTGCTCCAACTGATCGGCATTATGGTCGTTTCGGGCCTACTGTCGGCAATTCTCATGCTCTCCGCCCTCGTCACAGTCGTCTTCGTCGGCTATCGGCGGGGGCTCGATCCGGACAATATCGTCGGGCCGCTCGTCACGACGCTCGGCGACGTGTTCGGCGTCGCCTTCTTGCTCGTCGCGATCTATCTGGTGGGGTTGGTCCTATGA
- a CDS encoding magnesium transporter gives MVMTMVPLLAALSILQMVSGSVLEAFEQVLLTNPALLILVPVQIGTAGNLGSIMCSRLSTQLHLGTFELALDNPEVRSNSGAVLGLGITVFALVGIAAWAIGRALGGTLSLVEVLTISLVSGTLLAVFVIVVSLVAVSTSYRLGYNPDDTTIPVVTNVCDITGVLILFAVISVVL, from the coding sequence ATGGTGATGACGATGGTCCCGCTTTTGGCCGCGCTTTCTATCCTGCAGATGGTATCGGGATCCGTTCTCGAAGCGTTCGAGCAGGTCCTGCTGACGAATCCGGCCCTTCTCATCTTGGTCCCGGTACAGATCGGGACGGCCGGCAATCTCGGATCGATTATGTGTTCTCGGCTTTCGACGCAGCTGCATCTCGGCACGTTCGAGCTCGCGCTCGACAACCCGGAAGTCCGATCGAACTCCGGTGCGGTGCTCGGACTCGGAATCACCGTCTTCGCGCTGGTCGGAATCGCCGCGTGGGCTATCGGACGGGCGCTCGGCGGCACGCTCAGCCTAGTGGAAGTGCTGACGATCTCGCTGGTTAGCGGGACGCTCCTGGCCGTGTTCGTCATCGTCGTTAGTCTGGTGGCCGTCTCGACGTCCTATCGGCTGGGCTACAATCCGGACGATACGACGATCCCGGTCGTGACGAACGTGTGCGATATCACCGGCGTGCTCATCCTCTTTGCCGTCATCAGCGTCGTCCTCTGA
- a CDS encoding quinone-dependent dihydroorotate dehydrogenase — protein sequence MTLYSRIRPLAFTLPAETAHDLGKRTLRAAQSTWPTRTALSSGYQYEHPALEVDLFDSTFPNPVGVAAGFDKNAEVTHALEALGFGFVEIGTVTPYPQSGNDRPRLFRLLEDEAMVNRMGFNGQGMERVKARLEADGTPGFPLGVNVGKMNSSSEGEAIEDYRRVFDRLSPFADYVVVNVSCPNTPEEFDEGSPDHLRAIFETLEAENDADVPILVKIGPDEPDDSILDLVDIVQEFDLDGIVATNTSTSREDLESPNREEWGGLSGKPVESRSTEVIRTIAEHTDGELPIVGVGGVDSPVSAYRKIRAGASLVQLYTGFVYEGPSTAKRINKGLVTLLERDGFSSVEDTVGADLE from the coding sequence ATGACGCTGTACTCTCGGATACGCCCCCTCGCGTTCACACTCCCCGCCGAGACGGCCCACGATCTCGGGAAGCGGACGCTCCGGGCGGCCCAGTCGACGTGGCCGACGCGAACGGCGCTTTCGTCCGGCTATCAGTACGAGCATCCGGCGCTCGAGGTCGACCTGTTCGATTCGACGTTTCCGAACCCGGTGGGCGTTGCGGCCGGCTTCGACAAGAACGCCGAAGTGACTCACGCGCTCGAGGCGCTCGGGTTCGGCTTCGTGGAGATCGGAACCGTGACCCCCTATCCGCAGTCGGGAAACGATCGGCCTCGGCTGTTCCGCCTGCTGGAAGACGAGGCGATGGTCAACCGGATGGGATTCAACGGCCAGGGGATGGAACGGGTCAAAGCGCGTCTCGAGGCCGACGGCACGCCCGGTTTCCCGCTCGGCGTGAACGTCGGGAAGATGAACTCCTCGAGCGAGGGAGAGGCGATCGAGGACTACCGCCGCGTCTTCGATCGGCTCTCGCCGTTCGCCGACTACGTCGTGGTGAACGTGTCCTGTCCGAACACGCCGGAGGAGTTCGACGAGGGGTCACCGGACCACCTCCGCGCGATCTTCGAGACCCTCGAAGCCGAGAACGACGCGGACGTGCCGATTCTCGTCAAGATCGGCCCCGACGAACCCGACGACTCGATCCTTGACCTCGTCGACATCGTCCAGGAGTTCGATCTCGACGGCATCGTCGCGACGAACACCTCCACGAGCCGCGAGGACCTCGAGTCGCCAAATCGGGAGGAGTGGGGCGGCCTGAGCGGAAAACCCGTCGAGAGCCGATCGACCGAAGTCATTCGAACGATCGCCGAGCACACCGACGGCGAGTTGCCGATCGTCGGCGTCGGCGGCGTCGACTCGCCGGTCAGCGCCTACCGGAAGATCCGCGCCGGCGCGTCGCTCGTACAACTCTACACCGGTTTCGTCTACGAGGGACCCTCGACGGCGAAACGGATTAATAAGGGGCTGGTGACGCTGCTCGAGCGGGACGGGTTCTCGTCGGTCGAAGACACGGTGGGTGCGGACCTCGAATAA
- a CDS encoding NosD domain-containing protein, with the protein MRDENAVESNLNRRTLLRRGAVATTGLVALGAGASAQSDETDEPTVITERTTITEPGEYVLGDDLEVDDESCLTIRASDVTLDGRGHEIVRTGDRALPDPDRPDPDTAGIGTDAPDSEPLSDITVTNVTVSNFGAGIHFDDVRDGSIGETTVRENNVGIYLENSTAITVAESTVDRTGWRGIALFDSDDNVVTKNTSNNGDHDLSRGLELLNSNQNTIEKNTASNNFTGVELGNSHGNRLEENTFRDNEHENVVLRESNTNAILENTVTGAGWVGISVTGTGNEFKRNAVRDTRGYGFIVSGAENLVRENEITGSAADGLNLDGERGRIEENTTSENDLAGIRVSGSEYALNENVSTRNGEAELFLDEESSNTTGTGNLLSDDECPYFVDEGTNNDVEYTTE; encoded by the coding sequence ATGCGAGACGAGAACGCTGTGGAGTCGAACCTGAACCGACGAACGCTTCTTCGCCGAGGTGCGGTCGCTACGACTGGCCTCGTCGCGCTCGGCGCGGGTGCCAGCGCGCAGAGCGACGAAACGGACGAACCGACCGTCATCACGGAGCGGACGACGATCACCGAACCGGGGGAGTACGTGCTCGGCGACGATCTGGAGGTCGACGACGAGTCCTGTCTCACGATTCGGGCGAGCGACGTCACGCTCGATGGACGGGGACACGAGATCGTTCGAACCGGTGACCGCGCCCTTCCGGACCCGGACCGTCCGGACCCGGACACGGCCGGTATCGGTACGGATGCTCCCGATTCAGAACCCCTCTCCGATATCACCGTGACGAACGTGACGGTCTCGAACTTCGGGGCCGGAATTCATTTCGACGACGTGCGGGACGGGTCTATCGGAGAAACGACGGTGCGGGAAAACAACGTCGGTATCTATCTCGAGAATTCGACCGCGATCACGGTCGCCGAAAGCACCGTGGATCGTACGGGGTGGCGCGGAATCGCACTGTTCGATTCGGACGACAACGTGGTTACCAAAAACACGAGCAATAACGGGGACCACGACCTCAGCCGCGGGCTCGAACTGCTGAATTCGAATCAGAACACGATCGAGAAAAATACGGCTTCGAACAATTTCACCGGTGTCGAACTCGGGAACTCGCACGGAAACAGACTCGAGGAAAACACCTTCCGCGACAACGAACACGAGAACGTCGTGCTGCGGGAATCGAATACCAACGCGATTCTCGAGAACACCGTCACAGGCGCCGGGTGGGTCGGAATCAGCGTGACGGGCACCGGCAACGAGTTCAAACGGAACGCGGTACGCGACACTCGAGGGTACGGTTTCATCGTTTCCGGAGCCGAGAACCTGGTCAGAGAGAACGAAATTACCGGTAGCGCCGCTGATGGACTCAATCTCGATGGCGAGCGCGGTCGCATCGAGGAAAACACGACTTCGGAGAACGACCTCGCCGGAATTCGGGTTAGCGGTAGCGAATACGCGCTGAACGAAAACGTCTCGACCCGTAACGGCGAAGCGGAGCTGTTCCTCGACGAGGAGTCGTCCAATACCACGGGAACGGGGAACCTCCTCTCCGACGACGAGTGCCCCTACTTCGTCGACGAAGGAACGAACAACGACGTCGAATACACAACGGAGTAA
- the allB gene encoding allantoinase AllB: MSVALVVRNCTVVTPAGRTPDAGVAVEDGEIVAVGRSDRLPDADRVVDGEGNVLVPGIVDAHIHNREPGLEYKEDWESATRAAAAGGVTTVVGMPNTDPVIDRPEHLELKFDRGEASAHVDFQSYVVVTSENLDLIPALDEAGALGYKIFLGSTVGDVPPPNDGEILEAMKAIRETGKRLGFHEENGEIIDYYTEKFKAEGRNDPIDHSHSRPVIAEREAVERMITFAEKTDAKIHMFHVSSGSAAEAVARGKDRGVDVTAETTPHYLWFTEEVMREKGNPARIQPPIRTAEEREKLWAVGIDDGAIDSIATDHAPHTPAEKKVDEPFGNTWEAISGFVGLETEVPAMLTFVDHGRLTLEEWVRRHSVRPAQIWGMYPQKGSLQVGTDADFTIVDPDREWTLEESDELHSKNCVTPFVGESFTGRAVATVVRGEVVYEDGDVVGEAGHGTRVDVA, encoded by the coding sequence ATGTCAGTCGCCCTCGTCGTGCGTAACTGTACCGTCGTCACCCCTGCCGGGCGGACGCCCGATGCAGGCGTCGCTGTCGAGGACGGTGAGATCGTCGCCGTCGGCCGAAGTGATCGTCTCCCCGATGCGGATCGCGTCGTCGACGGCGAGGGGAACGTGCTCGTTCCCGGCATCGTCGACGCCCACATCCACAACCGCGAACCCGGCCTCGAGTACAAGGAAGACTGGGAGTCCGCGACTCGGGCGGCCGCCGCCGGCGGCGTGACGACCGTCGTCGGGATGCCCAACACGGACCCGGTCATCGACCGCCCCGAACACCTCGAACTCAAGTTCGACCGCGGCGAGGCGTCGGCTCACGTCGACTTCCAGAGCTACGTCGTCGTCACCTCCGAAAACCTCGACCTCATCCCTGCACTCGACGAGGCCGGCGCGCTCGGCTACAAGATCTTCCTCGGCTCGACGGTGGGGGACGTCCCGCCGCCGAACGACGGCGAGATCCTCGAGGCGATGAAGGCGATCCGCGAGACCGGCAAGCGACTGGGCTTCCACGAGGAAAACGGCGAGATCATCGACTACTACACGGAGAAATTCAAGGCGGAGGGGCGAAACGACCCGATCGACCACTCCCACTCGCGGCCCGTGATCGCCGAGCGGGAGGCCGTCGAGCGGATGATCACCTTCGCCGAGAAAACCGACGCGAAGATCCACATGTTCCACGTCTCCTCCGGCTCTGCGGCGGAAGCCGTCGCCCGCGGAAAAGACCGGGGAGTGGACGTGACCGCCGAGACGACGCCCCACTACCTCTGGTTTACCGAGGAGGTGATGCGCGAGAAGGGGAATCCGGCGCGGATACAGCCGCCGATCCGCACTGCCGAGGAGCGCGAGAAGCTCTGGGCGGTCGGTATCGACGACGGCGCGATCGACTCCATCGCGACCGACCACGCGCCACACACGCCGGCCGAGAAGAAAGTCGACGAGCCGTTCGGGAACACGTGGGAGGCGATTTCGGGATTCGTCGGCCTCGAGACCGAGGTTCCGGCGATGCTCACGTTCGTCGATCACGGACGGCTCACGCTCGAGGAGTGGGTCCGCCGCCATTCGGTCCGCCCGGCGCAGATCTGGGGGATGTACCCGCAGAAGGGCTCGCTGCAGGTCGGCACCGACGCCGACTTCACCATCGTCGATCCCGACCGCGAGTGGACGCTCGAGGAGAGCGACGAACTGCACTCGAAGAACTGCGTGACGCCGTTCGTGGGAGAGTCCTTTACCGGGCGAGCGGTTGCGACCGTGGTTCGCGGGGAGGTCGTCTACGAGGACGGCGACGTGGTTGGCGAGGCGGGACACGGAACGCGTGTTGACGTCGCGTAG
- the glnA gene encoding type I glutamate--ammonia ligase has protein sequence MTSGNLTTAEEDVLNEIEDGDIDFLRLQFTDILGTVKNVSVPARQAEKAFSDGIYFDGSSIEGFVRIQESDMRLVPDPETFAVLPWRQREEGSSARMICDVYNTSTGEPFEGDPRYVLKTALERAHEMGYDVNFAPEPEFFMFEEDEDGRATTDTADYGGYFDLAPKDLASDVRRDIIYGLEGMGFEIEASHHEVARGQYEINFEYDDALATADNVGTFRTVVRAIAAQHGLHATFMPKPIPKINGSGMHTHMSLMTEDGENAFHDEDDEFNLSETAHSFLAGILEHAPAITAVANPTVNSYKRLVPGYEAPVYVAWSDRNRSALVRKPAARVPAASRVELRSPDPSCNPYLAFAAMIHAGLDGVERDLEAPDPVRENIYEFDEAKREEYGIETLPSNLGEAIDALEEDEVVYNALGDHIGPKFVEAKAREFEEYLVDVSDWELDRYLETF, from the coding sequence ATGACAAGCGGAAACCTGACGACCGCGGAAGAAGACGTACTGAACGAAATCGAAGACGGGGACATCGACTTCCTTCGACTGCAGTTCACCGACATACTGGGGACGGTGAAGAACGTCTCAGTCCCGGCTCGACAGGCCGAGAAGGCGTTTTCCGACGGGATCTACTTCGACGGCTCCTCGATCGAAGGCTTCGTTCGCATTCAGGAGTCGGACATGCGCCTCGTCCCCGATCCGGAGACGTTCGCCGTCCTCCCCTGGAGACAGCGCGAGGAGGGTTCGTCCGCCCGAATGATCTGTGACGTATACAACACTTCGACCGGCGAACCCTTCGAGGGCGATCCACGGTACGTGCTCAAGACCGCGCTCGAGCGCGCCCACGAGATGGGGTACGATGTCAACTTCGCGCCCGAACCGGAGTTCTTCATGTTCGAGGAGGATGAGGACGGTCGTGCGACGACCGACACCGCCGACTACGGCGGCTACTTCGATCTCGCACCCAAAGATCTCGCCAGCGACGTCCGCCGTGACATCATCTACGGCCTCGAGGGTATGGGATTCGAGATCGAAGCCAGTCACCACGAGGTCGCTCGCGGCCAGTACGAGATCAACTTCGAGTACGACGACGCGCTCGCGACCGCCGACAACGTCGGAACGTTCCGTACCGTCGTTCGGGCGATCGCCGCACAACACGGACTCCACGCGACGTTCATGCCGAAGCCGATCCCGAAGATCAACGGCTCGGGGATGCACACGCACATGTCGCTGATGACCGAGGACGGCGAGAACGCCTTCCACGACGAGGACGACGAGTTCAACCTGAGCGAGACGGCACACTCGTTCCTTGCCGGCATCCTAGAGCACGCACCCGCGATTACGGCCGTCGCGAACCCGACGGTCAACAGCTACAAGCGTCTCGTCCCGGGCTACGAGGCCCCGGTCTACGTCGCCTGGTCCGACCGCAACCGCTCGGCGCTCGTCCGCAAACCCGCGGCCCGCGTGCCGGCCGCCTCGCGCGTCGAACTGCGCTCGCCCGACCCGTCCTGTAATCCGTACCTCGCCTTTGCGGCCATGATCCACGCCGGACTCGACGGCGTCGAGCGGGATCTCGAGGCCCCCGACCCGGTTCGGGAGAACATCTATGAGTTCGACGAAGCCAAGCGCGAGGAGTACGGCATCGAGACCCTGCCGTCCAACCTCGGCGAGGCCATAGACGCGCTCGAGGAGGACGAAGTCGTCTACAACGCACTCGGCGACCACATCGGTCCGAAGTTCGTCGAAGCCAAAGCACGGGAGTTCGAAGAGTACCTCGTCGACGTCTCCGACTGGGAACTCGATCGGTACCTCGAAACGTTCTGA
- a CDS encoding HalOD1 output domain-containing protein, whose translation MVHGTTGQRFEYADGESMTMAIIDAVATVRDADPLELSPLYGAISADALDTLVTRGDDLEVTFSYEGLRITVYSDGEIVVCDPT comes from the coding sequence ATGGTCCACGGTACAACCGGACAGCGCTTCGAGTACGCGGACGGAGAATCGATGACGATGGCGATAATCGATGCGGTCGCCACTGTTCGAGATGCCGATCCGCTGGAACTTTCGCCGTTATACGGAGCGATTTCGGCTGATGCGCTCGATACGCTCGTCACGAGAGGCGACGACCTCGAGGTGACGTTCTCGTATGAGGGACTGCGGATCACCGTTTATAGTGACGGAGAGATCGTCGTTTGCGATCCGACGTAG
- a CDS encoding YgaP family membrane protein — MNIPRNVGGLDRTVRGVLGIWLVVVGIAALLDRQRIKAFTAIVAGIGLLFNWATQFCGCNALFGIDTTSSETATSGESAN; from the coding sequence ATGAACATTCCGCGAAACGTCGGTGGTCTCGACCGGACCGTCAGAGGCGTCCTCGGCATCTGGCTCGTCGTCGTCGGCATCGCGGCGTTGCTCGATCGGCAACGCATCAAAGCGTTCACCGCGATCGTCGCCGGGATCGGGTTGCTGTTCAACTGGGCGACGCAGTTCTGTGGCTGTAACGCCCTGTTCGGTATCGATACGACCTCGAGCGAGACCGCTACGTCCGGCGAGTCCGCGAACTGA
- a CDS encoding metallophosphoesterase, which translates to MSDESRRRAVARLEPVPGEPAATATVGSERALLVADYHAGYEAGLRYERGVDVPSRAPERRERLLALLERTSPDRLVVLGDLMHSIGDPGGAERGELEVLFESFAPTLDVTVVKGNHDGLIETWLADDSGTGDDLETGSVTIVPGDGIALGDGDIGVCHGHTWPATAALECDVLCFGHEHPCVRLEDEVGGSRVERAWLRGRLDPTPFRDRSEYEGLSWLEGGDEGPPRAVVMPAFNDLVGGTWVNVPNQSFLSPFLPAGLAAGEAYLLDGTRLGPYRSV; encoded by the coding sequence ATGTCCGACGAGTCCCGCCGCCGCGCCGTGGCACGCCTCGAGCCCGTTCCCGGCGAACCGGCCGCGACTGCGACGGTCGGGAGCGAGCGCGCCCTGCTCGTCGCGGACTACCACGCCGGCTACGAGGCCGGTCTGCGGTACGAACGCGGCGTCGACGTGCCGAGTCGCGCCCCCGAGCGACGGGAGCGACTGCTCGCGCTCCTCGAGCGAACGAGCCCCGACCGACTCGTCGTTCTCGGCGACCTCATGCACTCGATCGGCGATCCCGGCGGTGCCGAACGCGGCGAACTCGAGGTGCTGTTCGAATCGTTTGCACCGACGCTGGACGTGACGGTTGTCAAGGGAAACCACGACGGGTTGATCGAGACCTGGCTCGCCGACGATTCCGGGACCGGGGACGACCTCGAGACCGGATCCGTGACGATCGTTCCCGGCGACGGAATCGCGCTCGGAGACGGTGATATCGGCGTCTGTCACGGCCACACCTGGCCTGCGACGGCCGCGCTCGAGTGCGACGTGCTCTGTTTCGGGCACGAACATCCCTGCGTCCGACTCGAGGACGAAGTCGGCGGGAGTCGCGTCGAACGGGCGTGGCTGCGCGGCCGACTCGATCCGACGCCGTTTCGTGACCGATCCGAATACGAGGGCCTTTCGTGGCTCGAGGGTGGGGACGAGGGTCCCCCGCGGGCCGTCGTGATGCCGGCGTTCAACGACCTCGTCGGCGGGACGTGGGTGAACGTTCCGAACCAGTCGTTTCTCTCTCCGTTCTTGCCCGCGGGGCTCGCCGCCGGCGAGGCCTACCTGCTGGACGGGACGCGACTCGGGCCGTACCGGTCAGTTTGA